A region of the Candidatus Kryptonium sp. genome:
CAAGTGTTAAAATCAAAATGGTCATTTTTCACTGAACTTTAGTTTAAGATGAAACCGAAAATTACGAAGAAAATCAAGGCAAGTAAGCCAGCAGTAATTGCGTAAGGTAATTGTGTTTTGACATGATCAATATGGTCACAAGCAGATGCCATTGATGAAACTATCGTTGTATCCGAAATCGGTGAACAGTGATCTCCAAAAACGCCGCCACTTAAAACACTTGCAACAATAATTGATAAATTTGAATCAAGAGCTATCCCTGCTGGGACTGCGATAGGCATCATTATGGCAAAAGTTCCCCAACTTGTTCCAGTTGCAAATGAGATAAAAGATGAAGTCAAAAAGATCAAGGCAGGTAAAAGCGCAGGATCTATAAATTTACTCGTGACATATGCGACATATTCACCCGTTTTCAATTCTTTGCATACAGCACCTATTGCGAAAGCAAATGTCATCAAAACAGCAAGCGGGATTAAGCCACCCATACCTTTGAGAGTAAGTTCAATTGTTTCGCGGATTGATAATATTTTTTGAGATTTGTAAAGTATACCTGCAACAAAAATTGAAGCCATAACAGCCCAAAGAACAGATGTTGAACCAGAACCATTTGCAATGTTTCCATTTCCAGTAATATAAAGTCCGATTGGCATCATCAAGATCATCGTTAAAATGGGGATGATCATATTTCTTGCTTTTGGATTTGCAGTTGGCTTAGGTAAAATGTTAAGAACATCGTCTGCGATAAGTGGTATTGCGCCATCAGCTATAACTTTGCCTTCGTGGAGCGCTCTTAGCTCTGCTTTTTTCATCGGACCGAAATCAAAACCTGTCAATGCGATAAATAAAACCAAAAGTATAGCAAATATGGCATAAAAGTTTAAAGGGAGTGCCGAAATGAATAGTGAAATTTCGTTTGTAACACCAACTTGAGTTAACAATCCAATCACATATGCTCCCCATGCGTTAAGTGGTATCATGATACAAACGGGAGCGGAGGTTGAATCGCAGATATACGCAAGTTTTTCTCTTGAGATTTTAAGTTTATCAAAAATTGGTCGCGAAACCGTCCCAGTGACAAGAGATGTGATGCTTGATTCAACAAATATGCTCATTCCGATAGCCCAGGCGAAAAGCTGTGCCTTCCTTCGTGAATTTATGAACCCACGATTTGAAACTAAATTTACAAAGCCGTGGACTCCTCCAGATCTTTGCATCAAAGCGATCAAAGCACCAACAAGCGCACTAAAAATTATAACTCGTGTATTGCTCGGTTCTTTGAAAACATTTATTATCCCATCAATTGAGCTTGCAAGACCAACAATAGGATTA
Encoded here:
- a CDS encoding sodium:solute symporter, which gives rise to MNTWLSVIPPLSAIILALITKQVYTSLFIGIWLGWTILSDFNPIVGLASSIDGIINVFKEPSNTRVIIFSALVGALIALMQRSGGVHGFVNLVSNRGFINSRRKAQLFAWAIGMSIFVESSITSLVTGTVSRPIFDKLKISREKLAYICDSTSAPVCIMIPLNAWGAYVIGLLTQVGVTNEISLFISALPLNFYAIFAILLVLFIALTGFDFGPMKKAELRALHEGKVIADGAIPLIADDVLNILPKPTANPKARNMIIPILTMILMMPIGLYITGNGNIANGSGSTSVLWAVMASIFVAGILYKSQKILSIRETIELTLKGMGGLIPLAVLMTFAFAIGAVCKELKTGEYVAYVTSKFIDPALLPALIFLTSSFISFATGTSWGTFAIMMPIAVPAGIALDSNLSIIVASVLSGGVFGDHCSPISDTTIVSSMASACDHIDHVKTQLPYAITAGLLALIFFVIFGFILN